From Carettochelys insculpta isolate YL-2023 chromosome 3, ASM3395843v1, whole genome shotgun sequence, a single genomic window includes:
- the FILIP1 gene encoding filamin-A-interacting protein 1 isoform X3: MLKTEKTKPEVLEAHYGSAAPENVLRLLHRDAILAKEKSVGEDVYEKPISELDRLEEKQKETYRRMLEQLLLAEKCHRRTVYELENEKHKHTDYMNKSDDFTNLLEQERERLKKLLEQEKVYQARKEKEHTKRLNKLRDELVKLKSFALMLVDERQMHIEQLGQQSQKIQDLSQKLKEEEEKLKVIGSKTKEDGQKLMKLEAELEHKTLSFSQEQEEMTTKLVNQESHNRQLRLKLVGLTRRIEELEDTNKNLQKAEEELQELRDKIAKGECGNSSLMAEVENLRKRVLEMEGKDEEITKTESQCRELKKKLQEEEHHSKELKLEVEKLQKRMSELEKLEEAFSKSKSECTQLHLNLEKEKNVTKDLISELDMVKTRVKDLESSESRLGKAELSLKEDLTKLKSFTVMLVDERKNMMEKIKQEERKVEGLNKNVKLEQGKVMDVTEKLIDESKKLLKLKTEMEEKVSNLTKERDELLGKLRSEEEKSSELSCRVDLLKKRIEGIEEVEREIARGRARKGPELTYHEDNKIKELTIEIERLKKRLKQLEVVEGDLMKTEDEYDQLEQKFRTEQDKANFLSQQLEEMKLQIARNKAIEKGEVVSQEAELRQRFRLEEAKSRDLKAEVQALKEKIHELMNKEDQLSQLQVDYSVLQQRFMEEESKNKNMGQEVLNLTKELELSKRYSRVLRPSMNGRRMVDVPVTSTGVQTDAVSSEAAEEETPAVFIRKSFQEENHIMSNLRQVGLKKPMERSSVLDRYPPAANELAMRKSWIPWMRKRENVSQTAHDKGAQTHGSPGHPGEVVLSPKQGQPLHIRVTPDHENSTATLEITSPTSEEFFSSTTVIPTLGNQKPRITIIPSPNTMSQKGKGGETSVGPERAMSPVTITTFSREKPSDGGRAPFMERPTSPIQIMTVSTSAAPAEISVSPELQDMTMGRAVFKVTPEKQTVPTPIRKYNANANIITTEDNKIHIHLGSQFKRSPGGCSEGASPVITVRPMNVAAEKEVITGTVLRSPRNHFSPRPGASKVTSTITITPVTTSSTRGTQSVTGQDGSSQRPTPTRIPVSKGMKAGKPVVAAPGAGNVTKFEPRAETQSMKIELKKSSANSSTSLGGGKG, encoded by the exons GTTAAAGAAGCTTCTTGAACAGGAAAAAGTCTATCAAGCCCGCAAAGAGAAAGAACATACAAAGAGACTCAATAAACTGAGAGACGAACTGGTCAAACTCAAGTCATTTGCACTCATGCTGGTGGATGAGAGACAAATGCATATTGAACAACTTGGTCAGCAAAGTCAGAAAATACAAGACCTTTCTCAGAAActcaaggaagaagaagaaaagcttaAAGTTATTGGttcaaaaacaaaagaagatGGGCAAAAATTGATGAAGTTAGAAGCAGAACTTGAACACAAGACATTATCATTTTCTCAAGAGCAAGAGGAGATGACTACTAAACTGGTTAATCAAGAGTCACATAACAGACAGCTGAGACTTAAACTGGTTGGTTTGACTCGTAGAATTGAGGAGCTGGAAGACACTAACAAAAATCTTCAAAAGGCTGAGGAAGAACTTCAAGAATTAAGAGACAAAATAGCAAAAGGAGAATGTGGAAACTCTAGCTTGATGGCTGAAGTGGAAAACCTACGTAAGCGTGTACTTGAAATGGAAGGCAAAGATGAGGAGATCACAAAAACCGAATCCCAGTGTAGAGAGCTGAAGAAGAAACTGCAAGAGGAAGAACACCATAGCAAAGAGCTGAAACTTGAAGTGGAAAAGTTGCAGAAGAGAATGTCAGAGCTGGAAAAGCTGGAAGAGGCTTTTAGTAAAAGTAAGTCTGAATGTACTCAGCTGCATTTAAATCTTGAGAAAGAAAAGAATGTAACTAAAGACTTAATAAGTGAGTTGGACATGGTGAAGACTCGAGTGAAAGATCTTGAATCTTCAGAAAGTAGGTTGGGAAAAGCTGAATTAAGCTTAAAAGAGGACCTTACCAAGCTGAAGTCATTTACTGTCATGTTGGTGGatgaaagaaaaaatatgatggaaaaaataaagcaggaagaaagaaaagttgaAGGTCTGAACAAAAATGTCAAGTTAGAGCAAGGTAAAGTTATGGATGTGACTGAGAAATTAATAGATGAAAGTAAGAAGCTTTTGAAACTAAAAACTGAAATGGAAGAAAAAGTGTCCAATTTGACAAAGGAAAGAGATGAGTTACTTGGGAAACTGAGAAGTGAAGAAGAAAAATCTTCTGAACTGAGCTGTAGAGTTGATCTGCTAAAGAAAAGAATTGAAGGTATAGAGGAAGTTGAAAGAGAAATAGCAAGAGGTCGAGCAAGAAAAGGGCCAGAACTTACTTATCATGAGGACAACAAGATTAAAGAACTAACCATTGAAATTGAAAGGCTGAAAAAACGCCTCAAACAATTGGAAGTGGTTGAAGGAGACTTGATGAAGACTGAGGATGAATATGATCAGCTGGAGCAGAAATTTAGGACTGAGCAAGACAAAGCTAACTTCCTTTCTCAGCAGCTGGAGGAAATGAAGCTCCAGATTGCCAGAAATAAAGCAATAGAGAAGGGTGAAGTGGTGAGTCAGGAAGCAGAGCTGAGGCAGAGGTTTCGGTTAGAAGAGGCTAAAAGCAGAGATTTGAAAGCAGAAGTGCAAGCTCTTAAGGAAAAAATTCATGAGCTGATGAACAAAGAAGATCAGCTTTCCCAGCTCCAAGTTGACTATTCCGTTCTTCAGCAAAGATTTATGGAAgaagaaagtaaaaataaaaacatggggCAGGAAGTCCTGAACTTAACAAAAGAATTAGAACTTTCTAAGCGTTACAGCCGTGTCCTCAGACCCAGCATGAATGGTAGAAGAATGGTCGATGTTCCTGTGACGTCCACTGGGGTGCAGACTGATGCAGTGAGCAGTGAAGCAGCAGAAGAAGAAACCCCAGCTGTGTTTATAAGGAAATCCTTCCAAGAGGAAAATCACATAATGAGTAATCTGCGACAGGTAGGGCTGAAAAAGCCCATGGAGCGCTCCTCTGTGCTTGACAGGTATCCCCCAGCAGCAAATGAGCTTGCAATGAGGAAATCTTGGATACCATGGatgagaaaaagagagaatgtGTCCCAGACAGCCCATGATAAAGGTGCCCAAACACATGGTAGCCCAGGACATCCTGGAGAGGTTGTCCTTTCCCCAAAGCAGGGGCAACCTCTCCATATTCGGGTGACACCAGATCATGAAAATAGTACAGCTACTCTGGAGATAACTAGTCCAACATCTGAGGAATTCTTTTCAAGTACCACTGTCATTCCAACATTGGGAAATCAGAAGCCACGGATTACAATCATTCCTTCTCCAAATACCATGTCacaaaaaggaaaaggtggtgAGACCTCAGTGGGCCCAGAGCGTGCTATGTCACCTGTTACGATAACTACATTTTCCAGAGAAAAACCCTCAGATGGAGGGAGAGCTCCTTTCATGGAAAGACCCACGTCTCCCATTCAGATTATGACAGTATCTAcatctgcagcaccagcagaaatctctgtctctccagaATTACAGGATATGACCATGGGAAGAGCTGTTTTCAAAGTAACCCCAGAGAAACAAACTGTCCCAACCCCAATCCGAAAGTACAATGCCAATGCCAACATTATAACAACAGAGGACAACAAAATTCATATTCACTTAGGTTCTCAGTTTAAACGCTCCCCTGGTGGTTGTTCTGAGGGAGCTAGTCCTGTGATAACAGTCAGACCAATGAAtgttgcagcagaaaaggaggtTATAACTGGTACTGTTCTTCGTTCCCCAAGGAACCACTTCTCCCCTAGGCCTGGAGCAAGCAAAGTGACAAGTACCATAACTATAACTCCAGTTACAACATCATCCACACGAGGAACACAATCAGTG ACAGGACAGGATGGGTCATCACAGAGACCTACACCCACCCGTATTCCTGTGTCAAAAGGTATGAAAGCAGGAAAGCCAGTagtggcagccccaggagcaggaaATGTGACAAAATTCGAGCCTCGTGCCGAGACTCAGTCTATGAAAATAGAACTGAAGAAATCTTCAGCCAACAGCTCTACCTCCCTGGGCGGGGGGAAGGGCTGA